One window of the Candidatus Chryseobacterium colombiense genome contains the following:
- the nhaA gene encoding Na+/H+ antiporter NhaA: protein MNLSLYFKRFFSNSQFSGIILILCVIISLLIANSAIGESFQLFLDKKIGISLFHLEYPISIWINDGLMAIFFLLVGLEIKREIIEGELSSFKNASLPIFAAIGGMIVPAVIFTAFNLGTKYENGWGIPMATDIAFSLAIISMLGSRIPNSIKIFLAALAIVDDLGAILVIAIFYTDQIHWMYLLLSFGVALLLFILNFLKVTRLVFYIIPGVFLWYFLHHSGIHATIAGVLLAFSIPTNESDTETSPLEKLEHTLSIPVSFLIMPIFALANTNITFNNTMIGGLTNTLGLGIVCGLVLGKLIGINLFSFLAIKFRLSSLPQNSSWMQMIGVGCLAGIGFTMSIFIALLSFKTEIQIQDEAKFAILVASFLSAFLGYMILKISSKKLSET from the coding sequence ATGAATTTGAGTTTATATTTTAAAAGATTCTTTAGTAACAGTCAGTTTTCTGGAATTATACTCATTTTATGTGTTATCATTTCACTGCTGATTGCCAACTCGGCTATTGGTGAAAGTTTTCAGCTTTTTCTGGATAAAAAAATCGGTATTTCTCTTTTTCATTTGGAATACCCGATAAGCATATGGATTAATGATGGTTTGATGGCCATTTTTTTCCTTTTGGTAGGTCTAGAAATTAAAAGAGAAATCATTGAGGGAGAACTTTCTTCATTTAAGAATGCTTCTCTTCCTATTTTTGCGGCTATTGGCGGAATGATCGTACCAGCTGTAATTTTCACCGCTTTTAACTTGGGAACGAAATATGAAAACGGATGGGGAATTCCCATGGCTACTGATATTGCATTTTCCCTGGCTATTATTTCCATGTTAGGAAGCAGGATTCCGAACTCTATTAAAATTTTTCTGGCCGCATTGGCTATTGTAGACGATTTAGGAGCAATACTTGTAATTGCCATATTTTATACCGATCAGATCCATTGGATGTATTTATTACTTTCTTTCGGAGTAGCTCTTTTATTATTTATTTTAAACTTTTTAAAGGTTACCCGGCTTGTTTTCTATATTATTCCAGGGGTATTTTTATGGTATTTTCTTCATCATTCAGGAATTCATGCTACTATTGCGGGAGTTTTACTTGCTTTTTCAATTCCCACCAATGAATCTGATACGGAAACATCTCCTCTAGAAAAACTTGAACATACATTAAGCATTCCGGTAAGTTTTTTAATTATGCCCATATTTGCACTTGCCAATACCAATATCACCTTCAACAACACCATGATTGGAGGACTCACTAATACTTTAGGGCTAGGAATTGTCTGCGGATTGGTTTTAGGTAAACTTATCGGGATTAATCTTTTCTCTTTTCTTGCCATCAAATTCAGACTGAGTTCACTGCCACAGAATAGCTCGTGGATGCAAATGATCGGTGTGGGTTGTCTGGCAGGAATTGGTTTTACAATGTCTATTTTTATCGCTTTACTTTCTTTTAAAACAGAAATACAGATTCAGGATGAAGCCAAATTTGCCATATTGGTCGCTTCTTTTTTATCTGCTTTTTTAGGATATATGATTTTGAAAATAAGCTCTAAGAAACTTTCAGAAACATAA
- a CDS encoding RelA/SpoT family protein — MSYDLEQENKEILARYKDLISNTYRTLDEENNKLIRKAFDIALDAHKEQRRKTGEPYIYHPIAVAKIVATEIGLGATSIACALLHDVIEDSDYTYEDLKKIFGEKIANIVNGLTKISIMNHQNISVQSENYRKLLLTLSEDFRVILIKIADRLHNMRTLESMAPDKQKKIASETVYIYAPMAHRLGLYNIKSELEDLSLKYNNPDIYNEITEKLELAKESREKYIEEFKKEVSEKLHEEGLNFKIKGRAKAISSIYRKMLKQGVSFEEVFDNYAIRIIYKSDAKNEKFLAWKIYSIVTDVYHSNPSRMRDWITQPRSTGYESLHLTVLGPDKKWIEVQIRSERMDEIAEKGVAAHYKYKEGYKQSSEDRNFENWVTEIREVLEQQQNLSTSELLDNIKLNLYSKEVFVFTPKGEIKILPTNATALDFAFAVHSDLGMKCLGAKINGKLVPISYTLQNGDQVDILSSQNQKPKSDWLEFVVTSKAKSKIKSYLNSQKNQLVEEGKEILQRKLRHAKINFNDEEINKLQKFFNLKSSQELFLKFQNNELDASSLRKYIESKNVFNNLLSRFRKSPSKNVHYEEPKEQNLDMIVFGKDEEKLNYSYAKCCTVIPGDKIFGFITISDGIKVHSDNCPNAINLRAQYDYRVIPAKWVNAESFKNRIKIEIEGLDRMGMINDITAVISGAMGMDMKSMSIESNNGVFNGTINLEVKNRSQLEETFKKLKAINGVSRIRRI; from the coding sequence ATGAGTTACGACTTAGAGCAGGAAAATAAAGAGATCCTTGCAAGATATAAAGATTTAATTTCCAATACATACAGAACCTTGGATGAGGAAAACAATAAACTCATCCGAAAAGCATTTGATATTGCATTAGATGCCCATAAAGAACAAAGAAGGAAAACAGGGGAACCTTATATTTACCATCCTATTGCTGTGGCTAAAATTGTGGCTACAGAGATTGGATTGGGAGCAACTTCTATCGCCTGCGCGCTTTTACACGATGTTATTGAAGACTCCGATTATACCTATGAAGACCTGAAGAAAATTTTTGGCGAAAAAATAGCCAATATCGTGAATGGGCTCACTAAGATTTCCATCATGAATCATCAGAATATTTCCGTACAGTCTGAAAATTACAGAAAGTTATTATTAACACTTTCCGAAGACTTCAGGGTTATTCTCATTAAAATTGCCGATCGTCTTCACAATATGCGTACGCTGGAAAGCATGGCTCCAGATAAGCAGAAAAAGATTGCTTCCGAAACCGTATATATTTACGCACCAATGGCTCACCGTTTAGGATTGTATAATATCAAATCTGAGCTTGAAGATCTTTCTTTAAAATACAACAATCCCGATATTTATAACGAGATTACGGAAAAATTGGAATTAGCCAAAGAAAGCCGCGAAAAGTATATTGAAGAGTTTAAAAAAGAGGTTTCTGAAAAACTACATGAGGAAGGACTCAATTTTAAAATTAAAGGCCGCGCAAAAGCCATTTCTTCTATTTACAGAAAAATGCTGAAACAAGGCGTTTCTTTTGAGGAGGTTTTTGATAATTATGCCATCAGAATCATCTATAAATCGGATGCGAAGAATGAAAAATTTCTTGCCTGGAAAATATATTCCATTGTAACGGATGTTTATCACAGTAATCCTTCCAGAATGCGTGACTGGATCACACAGCCACGTTCTACAGGCTATGAAAGTTTACATTTGACTGTTCTTGGACCTGATAAAAAATGGATTGAAGTTCAGATCCGTTCCGAGAGAATGGACGAAATTGCTGAGAAAGGTGTTGCAGCCCATTATAAATATAAAGAAGGATACAAACAAAGTTCGGAAGACCGTAACTTTGAAAACTGGGTAACAGAAATCCGCGAAGTATTGGAACAGCAGCAAAACCTTTCCACATCGGAGCTCTTGGATAATATTAAACTCAACTTATATTCAAAAGAGGTTTTTGTATTTACGCCAAAAGGGGAAATTAAAATTTTACCGACTAACGCAACTGCTTTAGATTTTGCTTTTGCAGTGCATTCAGATCTGGGAATGAAATGTTTGGGCGCCAAAATAAACGGTAAGCTGGTTCCTATTTCTTATACTCTTCAAAATGGAGATCAGGTAGATATTCTTTCTTCGCAGAACCAAAAACCAAAATCTGACTGGTTGGAATTTGTAGTGACTTCAAAAGCAAAGTCGAAGATCAAAAGCTATTTGAATTCCCAAAAAAATCAGTTGGTAGAAGAAGGAAAAGAAATTCTTCAGAGAAAGCTTCGTCATGCCAAAATTAATTTCAATGATGAAGAAATCAATAAACTTCAGAAATTCTTCAACCTCAAAAGCTCTCAGGAACTATTTCTTAAATTCCAGAATAATGAACTGGATGCAAGCAGCCTGAGAAAGTATATTGAAAGTAAAAACGTTTTCAACAACCTACTTTCCAGATTCAGAAAATCGCCTTCAAAAAATGTACACTATGAAGAGCCTAAGGAACAGAATCTGGACATGATCGTCTTTGGAAAAGATGAAGAAAAGCTAAACTACAGTTATGCAAAATGCTGTACGGTAATCCCAGGAGACAAAATTTTTGGATTTATTACGATTTCTGACGGTATTAAAGTACACAGTGATAACTGTCCAAATGCTATCAATCTTCGGGCTCAGTACGATTACAGAGTGATTCCTGCAAAATGGGTGAATGCAGAAAGCTTTAAAAACAGAATAAAAATTGAAATTGAAGGCTTGGACAGAATGGGAATGATTAATGATATAACAGCTGTGATAAGTGGTGCAATGGGAATGGATATGAAAAGTATGTCTATTGAATCCAATAACGGTGTTTTCAACGGAACTATCAATCTTGAAGTGAAGAACAGAAGTCAGCTGGAAGAAACCTTTAAAAAGCTTAAAGCAATCAACGGTGTTTCAAGAATCAGAAGGATATAA
- the acs gene encoding acetate--CoA ligase: MRNYLIEDLPHYFEEYKKSIKNPKKFWDKIADQNFVWYQRWSKVVKYDMNEAKITWFKNAKLNITKNCLDRHLAVRGDKTAIIWEPNDPKEEAQHISYNELYTRVNKTANVLKEMGIEKGDRVCIYLPMIPELAVTMLACAKLGAVHSVIFAGFSASAVSSRVNDCEAKMVITSDGSYRGSKVLDLKSIVDEALEKSPSVEKVLVVKRTHNEIKMKEHRDFWLADLYENASADFVTMIMDAEDPLFILYTSGSTGKPKGMLHTCAGYMVYTAYTFKNVFNYKENDIYWCTADIGWITGHSYILYGPLLNGATTVIFEGVPTYPEPDRFWEVIDKHKVTQFYTAPTAIRSLAKESTEWVDKHDLSSLKVIGSVGEPINDEAWHWFNDHVGKKKCPIVDTWWQTETGGIMISPLPFVTPTKPTYATLPLPGIQPVLMDDKRNEISGNQVTGNLCIRFPWPGIARTIWGDHQRYKETYFSAFPGKYFTGDGALRDEVGYYRITGRVDDVIIVSGHNLGTAPIEDSINEHPAVAESAIVGFPHDIKGSALYGFVILKDTGADRKQENLVKEINQLISDQIGPIAKLDKIQFVSGLPKTRSGKIMRRILRKIAEGDFSNFGDISTLLNPEIVEEIKNERIN; this comes from the coding sequence ATGAGAAATTACCTGATAGAAGATTTACCACATTATTTTGAAGAATATAAAAAGTCTATTAAAAATCCTAAAAAATTCTGGGATAAGATAGCTGACCAAAACTTTGTGTGGTATCAGAGATGGAGCAAGGTCGTAAAATATGATATGAATGAAGCAAAAATTACCTGGTTCAAAAATGCAAAATTAAATATCACCAAAAACTGTTTGGACAGACATTTAGCTGTAAGGGGAGACAAAACTGCAATTATCTGGGAACCCAACGATCCTAAAGAAGAAGCACAGCATATTTCTTACAACGAATTATATACAAGAGTCAATAAAACAGCTAATGTTTTAAAAGAAATGGGCATCGAAAAAGGCGACAGAGTATGTATTTACCTTCCGATGATTCCTGAACTTGCTGTTACGATGTTGGCTTGCGCAAAATTAGGAGCCGTTCACTCCGTAATTTTTGCAGGATTTTCTGCTTCAGCCGTTTCGTCGAGAGTCAATGACTGTGAGGCAAAAATGGTGATCACTTCAGATGGAAGCTACAGAGGAAGCAAAGTTTTAGATCTAAAAAGTATTGTTGATGAAGCTTTAGAAAAAAGTCCCAGCGTTGAAAAAGTTCTTGTAGTAAAAAGAACTCACAATGAAATTAAAATGAAAGAGCATAGAGATTTCTGGCTGGCTGATTTGTATGAAAACGCTTCTGCAGATTTTGTAACCATGATTATGGATGCCGAAGATCCGCTTTTCATTCTGTACACTTCAGGATCTACGGGCAAACCGAAAGGAATGCTTCATACCTGTGCCGGGTATATGGTTTATACCGCATACACCTTCAAAAATGTATTCAATTATAAAGAAAATGATATTTACTGGTGTACTGCAGATATTGGCTGGATTACCGGACATTCATATATTCTTTACGGACCGCTTTTAAATGGCGCAACAACGGTTATTTTCGAGGGAGTTCCTACTTATCCTGAACCTGACAGATTCTGGGAGGTTATTGACAAACATAAAGTCACTCAGTTCTATACCGCTCCGACCGCCATTCGTTCACTCGCAAAAGAAAGTACAGAATGGGTAGACAAACATGATTTGAGTTCTTTAAAAGTCATAGGATCTGTGGGGGAACCTATTAATGATGAAGCTTGGCATTGGTTCAACGACCATGTTGGAAAGAAAAAATGTCCTATCGTTGATACGTGGTGGCAAACTGAAACAGGAGGAATCATGATTTCACCACTTCCATTTGTTACCCCCACAAAACCAACCTATGCCACCCTACCTCTACCAGGAATTCAGCCTGTTTTAATGGATGATAAACGCAATGAAATTTCAGGAAATCAGGTAACAGGAAATCTTTGCATCCGTTTTCCCTGGCCGGGAATCGCAAGAACCATCTGGGGCGATCATCAACGGTATAAGGAAACATATTTCTCTGCTTTTCCAGGGAAATATTTCACAGGCGACGGTGCGTTGAGAGACGAAGTAGGCTATTACAGAATTACAGGTCGTGTGGATGATGTGATTATAGTTTCAGGACATAATTTAGGAACTGCTCCGATTGAAGACAGCATCAACGAACACCCGGCTGTAGCCGAATCTGCCATTGTAGGATTCCCTCACGATATTAAAGGAAGTGCTTTGTACGGATTTGTAATTTTAAAAGATACAGGAGCCGACAGAAAACAGGAAAATTTAGTAAAAGAGATCAATCAATTGATTTCAGACCAGATCGGTCCGATCGCCAAGCTGGATAAAATTCAGTTTGTTTCCGGACTTCCAAAGACACGTTCAGGAAAAATCATGCGTAGAATTCTGAGAAAAATTGCGGAAGGAGACTTTAGTAATTTTGGAGACATCTCTACTCTATTAAATCCTGAGATTGTAGAGGAAATTAAAAACGAGAGAATTAACTAA
- a CDS encoding DUF4421 family protein — protein MQVKILSCLLFCFSSVSYAQEIDENPDKKYLEDDRNKVSVVTGLSYIHNIFGLLYQNKIFRLRPNDAFYTEFFLRYRWLDVSFSFAPKLTRINNDDPEKGKSKYFNIGFTFFVSPKLRQYVYFSQVKGMYFQDTKEFMRLIYGDDYNEEGYLQFPDARYRSFKGETSYLLLGNKTDYKSFNNITYKPLKDVFIVSTGLFYQYNILNDFNKTIYQGEVFNESTDNSPSKDFRIALRSGGGVQKKIEGNWYAIVEAYPEFYYSKLINEDFHEFNVGLYSNARIGYDNGIWFFGGGFQLNWINSSNENFYSTTQWLFRAGIGFRFNSPTFVNRNFDKIDHILK, from the coding sequence ATGCAAGTAAAAATCCTTTCTTGTCTGCTTTTTTGTTTTTCATCAGTTTCTTATGCTCAGGAAATTGATGAAAATCCGGATAAAAAATACCTGGAAGACGATAGAAATAAAGTTTCGGTAGTTACAGGATTGAGTTATATCCACAATATTTTCGGATTGCTATATCAGAATAAAATTTTTCGTTTAAGACCCAATGATGCTTTCTATACCGAGTTTTTCTTACGCTATAGATGGCTGGATGTTAGCTTTTCATTTGCTCCGAAGCTCACAAGAATCAACAATGATGATCCGGAAAAAGGAAAATCAAAATACTTTAATATAGGATTTACTTTTTTTGTGAGTCCGAAACTCAGGCAATATGTTTATTTTAGTCAGGTAAAAGGAATGTATTTTCAGGATACTAAAGAATTTATGCGCCTGATTTATGGGGATGATTATAATGAGGAAGGATATCTGCAGTTTCCTGATGCAAGATACAGATCCTTTAAAGGGGAAACAAGTTATCTGTTACTGGGAAATAAAACGGATTACAAAAGTTTCAATAATATAACGTATAAGCCATTGAAAGACGTTTTTATTGTGAGCACAGGTCTATTTTATCAGTATAATATTCTCAATGATTTTAATAAAACAATTTATCAGGGCGAAGTCTTTAACGAAAGTACTGATAATTCTCCTTCAAAAGATTTTAGAATTGCTTTAAGGTCGGGTGGCGGTGTACAGAAAAAGATTGAAGGAAATTGGTATGCCATTGTGGAAGCGTATCCGGAATTTTATTATTCTAAACTCATTAATGAGGATTTTCACGAATTTAATGTCGGGTTGTATTCTAATGCGAGAATTGGGTATGATAATGGAATATGGTTTTTCGGGGGAGGGTTTCAACTGAACTGGATCAACAGTTCTAACGAGAATTTTTACTCAACAACACAATGGCTGTTCCGGGCGGGAATTGGTTTCCGGTTTAATTCCCCTACATTTGTAAACAGAAACTTTGATAAAATAGATCATATTTTAAAATAG
- a CDS encoding YihY/virulence factor BrkB family protein: MGIKLPRFILKIQEFFDGIHIPVLGISLWQMFQIYISGIFKGKIGRKAAAISWSFTISLFPFLLFLLSVLPYMPHYDKLQFYIFEVLMHNVFPSNMEGDVRGYIETNIIPNMKGISNLTIILALVFATNGTFSLINGFNENSEEKLTDVKEFILSFFITIGFISIVFLALFGVYYVEVVMKLFTPSYDISWLVNNLSKIIGFVSFPVFYFILLALFYWLGTVKITRFRQAIPGAILTTVLFVLTTYIFAIYVKDIARYNVLYGSIGSMILLMVWVNVNVYLLLFGNELNMAIRKLRLEKLLSDELQKEALLYKAEVKEPDLACDEEHTRKLNQKKNSKT, from the coding sequence ATGGGTATAAAACTTCCTAGATTTATCTTGAAGATTCAAGAGTTTTTTGACGGTATTCATATTCCTGTTTTGGGAATATCGCTTTGGCAGATGTTCCAGATCTATATTTCAGGGATTTTTAAAGGAAAAATAGGTAGAAAAGCAGCGGCAATTTCCTGGAGTTTTACCATAAGTTTATTTCCTTTTCTTCTTTTCCTGCTTTCTGTATTACCTTATATGCCGCATTATGACAAGCTTCAGTTCTATATTTTTGAAGTTTTAATGCACAATGTTTTTCCATCCAATATGGAAGGAGATGTAAGAGGGTATATAGAGACCAATATTATTCCCAATATGAAAGGCATCAGTAATCTGACGATTATTCTGGCTTTGGTCTTTGCTACAAACGGTACTTTTTCATTAATTAATGGTTTTAATGAAAATTCTGAAGAAAAGCTGACGGATGTAAAAGAGTTTATCCTTTCTTTTTTTATTACAATAGGGTTTATTTCCATTGTATTTTTGGCACTTTTCGGAGTGTATTATGTAGAGGTTGTTATGAAGCTTTTCACGCCGTCTTATGATATTTCATGGCTTGTCAATAACCTTTCGAAAATCATTGGATTTGTTTCGTTTCCGGTATTTTACTTTATTCTTTTGGCTTTGTTTTACTGGTTGGGAACGGTGAAAATTACCAGGTTCAGACAGGCAATTCCGGGAGCTATTCTGACGACAGTTTTATTTGTTCTTACGACCTATATTTTCGCCATTTACGTAAAAGATATTGCACGATATAACGTTTTATACGGCTCTATCGGAAGTATGATCCTTTTGATGGTCTGGGTAAATGTAAATGTATACCTTCTTCTTTTCGGAAATGAGCTGAATATGGCAATCAGAAAATTAAGGCTTGAAAAATTACTTTCCGATGAACTTCAAAAAGAAGCTCTGTTATATAAAGCAGAAGTTAAAGAACCCGATTTAGCATGTGACGAAGAGCACACTAGAAAATTAAATCAGAAAAAAAATTCCAAAACTTAA